One stretch of Jiangella gansuensis DSM 44835 DNA includes these proteins:
- a CDS encoding SGNH/GDSL hydrolase family protein gives MLSARTARRIATAAAYGGGGLSVLGASVYGLLRLQASVARRTITGRPLGGPPDPDGIYGTGEGPPISFVVIGDSAAAGYGVESPEETPGALLAAGLAEIAHRPVALTTVAQVGAQTTDLADQIDKALVAAPDVALMIVGGNDITHQVRLTDSVRLLDEAVRRLRDAGCEVVAGTCPDLGTIRPIRPPLRWLARRASRQLAAAQTVAVIEAGGRTVSLGSILGPEFEAAPGELFSEDQFHPSSAGYAHAAAAALPSLVGALGLWAADEDRPEHVRGDSVLPVSIAAVAAADHAGTEVAAATVAGHSRGPRGRWAQVRNRRRRPLPDAAEAHQM, from the coding sequence ATGCTCAGCGCGCGAACCGCCCGTCGTATCGCCACCGCCGCCGCGTACGGCGGCGGTGGGCTCAGCGTCCTGGGGGCCAGTGTCTACGGCCTGCTCCGCCTGCAGGCATCGGTGGCGCGGCGCACCATCACCGGACGGCCGCTCGGTGGTCCACCGGACCCCGACGGCATCTACGGCACGGGCGAAGGCCCGCCCATCTCGTTCGTCGTCATCGGCGACTCCGCGGCCGCCGGCTACGGCGTCGAGTCCCCCGAGGAAACACCCGGTGCGCTGCTGGCCGCCGGACTGGCCGAGATCGCGCACCGTCCAGTCGCGCTGACCACGGTCGCCCAGGTCGGCGCGCAGACCACGGACCTGGCCGACCAGATCGACAAGGCGCTCGTCGCGGCACCCGATGTCGCGCTGATGATCGTCGGCGGCAACGACATCACTCACCAGGTCCGGCTCACCGACTCCGTGCGGCTGCTCGACGAGGCCGTCCGCAGGCTGCGCGACGCCGGCTGCGAGGTGGTGGCGGGCACCTGCCCCGACCTCGGGACCATCCGGCCCATCCGGCCGCCGTTGCGCTGGCTGGCCCGGCGCGCGAGCCGGCAGCTGGCCGCGGCCCAGACGGTCGCCGTCATCGAGGCCGGCGGGCGGACGGTGTCGCTCGGCTCCATCCTGGGACCGGAGTTCGAGGCCGCCCCCGGCGAACTGTTCAGCGAGGACCAGTTCCACCCGTCGTCGGCCGGCTACGCACACGCCGCCGCGGCCGCGCTTCCGTCGCTGGTCGGAGCGCTGGGACTGTGGGCGGCCGACGAGGACCGGCCGGAGCACGTCCGCGGCGACAGCGTGCTGCCGGTGTCGATCGCCGCGGTCGCCGCCGCAGACCACGCCGGCACCGAGGTCGCGGCCGCCACCGTCGCCGGGCACAGCCGCGGCCCACGCGGGCGCTGGGCACAGGTCCGCAACCGGCGCCGCCGGCCGCTGCCGGACGCCGCCGAGGCCCACCAGATGTAG
- a CDS encoding cystathionine beta-synthase, which yields MEYYENVIDLIGDTPLVRLGSVAGHVPATVLAKVEYLNPGGSVKDRIATRMVDDAEKAGLIGPGGTIVEPTSGNTGVGLALVAQRRGYRCVFVCPDKVSEDKRNVLRAYGAEVVVCPTAVAPEDPGSYYSVSDRLVREIPGAWKPDQYANPANPRSHYETTGPEVWKQTDGAVTHFVAGIGTGGTISGVGRYLKDVSGGRVRIVGADPEGSVYSGGTGRPYLVEGVGEDFWPSTYDTGVCDEIIAVSDKESFEMTRRLAREEGLLVGGSCGLAVVAAIRAAEQAGPDDVVVVLLPDGGRGYLSKVFDDGWMTSYGFLPPVEGVTVGDVLRGKTGAMPALVHTHPGETVADAVHILREYGVSQMPVVRAEPPVMAAEVAGAVVERDLLHALFTGAAALNDQVEQHMSQALPMLGAGEAASAAVETLRSADALLVVDDGKPVGVLTRTDLLGYVAAS from the coding sequence GTGGAGTACTACGAGAACGTCATCGACCTGATCGGCGACACCCCGTTGGTCCGGCTCGGTTCCGTGGCCGGTCACGTCCCGGCCACCGTGCTGGCGAAGGTCGAGTACCTCAACCCCGGCGGCTCGGTGAAGGACCGCATCGCCACCCGCATGGTCGACGACGCCGAGAAGGCCGGCCTCATCGGGCCCGGTGGCACCATCGTCGAACCCACCAGCGGCAACACCGGCGTCGGTCTGGCCCTGGTCGCGCAGCGGCGCGGCTACCGGTGCGTCTTCGTCTGCCCGGACAAGGTCAGTGAGGACAAGCGCAACGTCCTGCGCGCATACGGCGCCGAGGTGGTCGTCTGCCCGACGGCGGTCGCCCCGGAGGACCCCGGCTCGTACTACTCCGTCTCCGACCGGCTGGTCCGCGAGATCCCCGGCGCCTGGAAACCCGACCAGTACGCCAACCCGGCCAACCCGCGGTCGCACTACGAGACCACCGGCCCGGAGGTCTGGAAGCAGACCGACGGTGCCGTCACGCACTTCGTCGCCGGTATCGGCACCGGCGGCACCATCAGCGGTGTCGGCCGCTATCTCAAGGACGTCTCCGGCGGCCGGGTGCGCATCGTCGGCGCCGACCCGGAGGGCTCGGTGTACTCCGGCGGCACCGGCCGGCCGTACCTGGTCGAGGGGGTCGGCGAGGACTTCTGGCCCAGCACCTACGACACCGGGGTCTGCGACGAGATCATCGCGGTGTCGGACAAGGAGTCCTTCGAGATGACCCGCCGGCTCGCGCGCGAGGAGGGCCTGCTGGTCGGCGGCTCGTGCGGGCTCGCCGTGGTGGCCGCGATCCGAGCCGCCGAGCAGGCCGGGCCGGACGACGTCGTCGTCGTGCTGCTGCCCGACGGCGGCCGCGGCTACCTGTCGAAGGTCTTCGACGACGGCTGGATGACGTCGTACGGCTTCCTGCCGCCGGTCGAGGGCGTGACCGTGGGCGACGTGCTGCGCGGCAAGACCGGCGCGATGCCGGCGCTGGTGCACACCCACCCGGGTGAGACCGTGGCCGACGCCGTGCACATCCTGCGTGAGTACGGCGTGTCGCAGATGCCCGTGGTCCGGGCCGAGCCGCCGGTCATGGCCGCGGAGGTCGCCGGCGCCGTGGTAGAGCGCGACCTCCTACACGCGCTGTTCACCGGCGCCGCCGCACTCAACGACCAGGTCGAGCAGCACATGTCGCAGGCGCTGCCCATGCTCGGCGCCGGTGAGGCGGCCAGTGCCGCGGTCGAGACGCTGCGCTCGGCCGACGCGCTGCTGGTGGTCGACGACGGCAAGCCGGTGGGTGTGCTCACCCGGACCGACCTGCTGGGCTACGTCGCCGCGAGCTGA
- a CDS encoding NfeD family protein, producing the protein MQSLWDWLSDHAWVVGWAGTALVLGTIELTTLDFVFLMLAIGAASGAVSAALGAGFLVQLLVGVGVSVALLGIVRPIAKRRLLKPTPSAFGAAALVGRSGVVIDRVDAHGGRIKLAGETWTAHSYDGRSAFESGATVTVMEIRGAIALVLHES; encoded by the coding sequence ATGCAATCGTTGTGGGACTGGCTCAGCGACCACGCGTGGGTGGTTGGCTGGGCCGGCACCGCATTGGTGCTCGGCACCATCGAGCTGACCACCCTCGACTTCGTGTTCCTCATGCTGGCCATCGGCGCCGCCAGTGGAGCGGTCAGCGCCGCGCTCGGCGCGGGATTCCTGGTCCAGCTGCTGGTCGGCGTCGGAGTCAGCGTGGCGCTGCTCGGCATCGTGCGCCCCATCGCCAAGCGTCGGCTGCTCAAGCCGACCCCGTCGGCGTTCGGAGCCGCCGCGCTGGTCGGCCGGAGCGGCGTCGTCATCGACAGGGTCGACGCCCACGGCGGGCGCATCAAGCTGGCCGGAGAGACCTGGACGGCACACAGCTACGACGGCCGGTCGGCCTTCGAATCCGGCGCCACGGTCACCGTGATGGAGATCCGCGGCGCCATCGCCCTCGTCCTGCACGAGAGTTGA
- a CDS encoding DUF3152 domain-containing protein: MVPAARRAGRRERGRRRVPALRGRRPWRLAGFVLGVVALAGAGWAIVPDDGGSGGAAGVEPPPAVVKLAASPPASWSAESTLASPTPTPTPQVPQAGAGTFTITPGQSARAGAGPDLRRYTVEVEDGLPFDPIEVADTVDATLADPRSWISGGRHAFERVPAGGDIRILIASPDTTDALCAPLRTNGEVSCRNGDNVVLNAMRWAFGVPHYDGDLAGYRQYLVNHEVGHALGEGHVPCPGPGQVAPVMLQQTYGLDGCLPNSWPYP, from the coding sequence ATGGTCCCCGCAGCCCGTCGAGCCGGCCGTCGGGAGCGGGGCAGGCGCCGGGTTCCGGCGCTGCGTGGACGCCGGCCCTGGCGGCTGGCCGGGTTCGTCCTGGGGGTCGTCGCGTTGGCCGGTGCGGGTTGGGCGATCGTCCCCGACGACGGCGGCTCGGGTGGCGCTGCCGGTGTGGAGCCACCGCCGGCCGTCGTGAAGCTCGCCGCGTCGCCCCCGGCTTCCTGGTCTGCAGAGTCGACGCTGGCGTCACCTACGCCGACTCCCACCCCGCAGGTGCCGCAGGCCGGTGCGGGCACGTTCACCATCACCCCCGGGCAGAGCGCACGCGCGGGCGCCGGTCCGGACCTGCGGCGCTACACCGTCGAGGTCGAGGACGGGCTGCCGTTCGACCCGATCGAGGTGGCCGACACGGTCGACGCCACGCTGGCGGACCCCCGCAGCTGGATCAGCGGCGGACGGCACGCGTTCGAGCGGGTGCCGGCAGGCGGCGACATCAGGATCCTGATCGCGTCTCCCGACACCACCGATGCCCTGTGCGCCCCGCTGCGCACCAACGGGGAGGTGTCGTGCCGCAACGGCGACAACGTGGTCCTGAACGCGATGCGGTGGGCGTTCGGCGTTCCGCACTACGACGGTGACCTCGCCGGCTACCGGCAGTACCTGGTCAACCACGAAGTCGGACACGCGCTGGGCGAAGGTCATGTGCCGTGCCCCGGCCCGGGCCAGGTGGCGCCGGTCATGCTGCAGCAGACGTACGGGCTGGACGGGTGTCTGCCGAACTCCTGGCCGTATCCCTAG
- a CDS encoding family 16 glycoside hydrolase: MISAPATAHTTDVHEDTNQTFAELSADDQFEKVLLTPDVPEPMSMDIAADGRVFMTSRDGVIRVYHPETEEVTVAAELSVFDDHPLPPNPDFEGSKNQEGGLLGLALDPDFEANGWVYVYYTSRDENNHFLSRFEVVGDELDMASEIVMLKVPYNKTHCCHVAGDLEFDSAGNLYLSTGDESPPDLNQQYSPLDSRPTHWYNDDRRTSGNTNDLRGKVLRITPQPDGTYTTPEGNLFTGDEDGGGKARPEIFAMGFRNPFRISIDPETDRLHIGNYGPDRLGDWTERGPWGFDQFMATSEAANFGYPFCIGNNYPYRPWNYETNEPMGDFYDCQNGPVNDSPNNTGLDQLPPVKPATIYYPRSWAGWPENWVGWPAQEINPIPEPFLNMGSGAGGPMSGPVYRYDETLESDTKFPEHYDGRWFLLEFHRGYIKTAELDENETITAIDDFMPGQTWRGLMDGEFGPDGSLYVLEGGAFGASPNAGLYRVDYVNDDQPPLGECVSDDFAGTELDRERWSTIVRENPEGYRQVDGALEIDMLQGDMISNHLSGNINTEAQNLIMTPVPDGRWVAEVTLELPPNPVSHDQAGFIIYSDDQNFTKAAFFPAYAGQVDGRFEYLFHQNGEIRYQSGVDNPTITNAPSTIHLRLTSNGEDVSAAYSRDGATWVNVGRAAPISQYENPQFGFFAAHGPNAIETPLTATFSDFSLCLPEDPVCAEQPVDEGYRALWDGSTLTGWNQAGPGGFAIVPDGDREGTCALESIGDPAGLGMLWHEEEFESYRLHVDFKAVAEDDNSGVFFGFPDPGDDPWVGVRQGYEIQIDDTGGSPGAADRSKTGSIYTFQGPTSFPAVVGEWNEMEIEVDDPMVRVWINDVLVNEYENPEGSGRDLASGFIGLQNNRVSDNVFFRDIWVQELGGCPEPQTPPAGYVPLYDGATLDGWTQAGPGGFAVDECGLLQPHGGMGLLWYDQQTFSDYTMRVDFRVQDPADNSGVFVRFPDPEGDPWNPVNQGHEIQIYEATDNPLGRTGAVYQFAPAEPLATNPIGEWNTMEIEVIGQEYRVILNGTEVTTYTGDGSRPLEGYVGLQNHSAGQAAGESVEFRNVWIKDLTSVPELTVDASVEPAEPDGANGWYVSPVTLSLESNNPDAVLQWRPRTDESQWRTWTEPVPFDTDGVYNIDYKAVLPGDGGGEPAEKEILVGAGGFGFSETEFSVRQGDTIKFQYVPGYPHDVVITDDTGQVLASRPEGSDWEDDPFYFEAADVGTFYVYCTPHSNRPNPNDPTTWAGMVSTFEVTPSSGEPPVETGIEEIEFLIDQTAATTTASLAGEQAGDVFTGPVTVTLQARDATSGVAQTQYRMAGTEEPTVYDDPINVTDVGAHTIEFRSVDVAGNVEDWQSVEFTIGEAGPCPEPDQRETVVVGDVDSGVPNYTLDDGCTVNDRIDEDGDWANHGAFVRHVQAVADQLVADGVISKRERGAIVRAAGQSDIGRKDNRGGPHIKSAHLL; this comes from the coding sequence ATGATCAGCGCACCGGCCACCGCGCACACGACCGACGTCCACGAGGACACGAACCAGACGTTCGCGGAGTTGTCCGCTGACGACCAGTTCGAGAAGGTGCTGCTGACTCCCGATGTCCCGGAGCCGATGTCGATGGACATCGCCGCTGACGGGCGGGTCTTCATGACCAGCCGCGATGGTGTGATCCGGGTGTATCACCCGGAGACCGAAGAGGTGACCGTAGCGGCTGAGCTGAGCGTGTTCGACGACCATCCGCTGCCGCCCAACCCTGATTTCGAAGGGTCGAAGAACCAGGAGGGAGGTCTCCTGGGGCTGGCGCTGGATCCGGACTTCGAGGCGAACGGCTGGGTGTACGTGTATTACACCAGCCGCGACGAGAACAACCATTTCCTGTCGCGGTTCGAGGTCGTCGGCGACGAACTCGACATGGCGTCGGAAATCGTCATGCTGAAGGTGCCGTACAACAAGACGCACTGCTGCCACGTGGCGGGCGACCTGGAGTTCGATTCCGCGGGCAACCTGTACCTGAGCACCGGTGACGAGTCGCCGCCGGACCTGAACCAGCAGTACTCGCCGCTCGACAGCCGGCCGACGCACTGGTACAACGACGACCGCCGGACGTCGGGCAACACGAATGACCTGCGTGGGAAGGTGCTGCGCATCACGCCGCAGCCGGACGGCACGTACACGACTCCAGAAGGCAACCTGTTCACCGGGGACGAGGACGGCGGCGGCAAGGCGCGGCCGGAGATCTTCGCGATGGGATTCCGCAACCCCTTCCGGATCTCGATCGACCCCGAGACCGATCGGCTGCACATCGGCAACTACGGCCCGGACCGCCTGGGCGACTGGACCGAGCGCGGACCGTGGGGCTTCGACCAGTTCATGGCGACGTCGGAGGCGGCCAACTTCGGGTATCCGTTCTGTATCGGAAACAACTACCCGTATCGGCCGTGGAACTACGAGACGAACGAGCCGATGGGCGATTTCTATGATTGCCAGAACGGCCCGGTCAACGACTCGCCGAACAACACCGGTCTCGACCAGCTCCCGCCGGTGAAGCCGGCGACCATCTATTACCCCAGGAGTTGGGCGGGGTGGCCGGAAAACTGGGTCGGATGGCCGGCTCAGGAGATCAACCCGATTCCGGAGCCGTTCCTGAACATGGGGTCCGGCGCTGGTGGACCGATGTCGGGCCCCGTGTATCGCTACGACGAGACCCTCGAGTCCGACACCAAGTTCCCCGAGCACTACGACGGACGCTGGTTCCTCCTCGAGTTCCACCGCGGTTACATCAAGACGGCCGAACTCGACGAGAACGAGACCATCACCGCGATCGACGATTTCATGCCCGGTCAGACCTGGCGCGGCCTCATGGACGGCGAGTTCGGGCCGGACGGGTCGTTGTACGTGCTCGAGGGCGGTGCCTTCGGGGCCAGCCCGAACGCGGGCCTCTACCGGGTCGACTACGTCAACGATGACCAGCCGCCGCTCGGCGAATGCGTGAGCGACGACTTCGCCGGGACCGAACTCGACCGTGAGAGGTGGTCGACGATCGTTCGCGAGAACCCGGAGGGTTACCGGCAGGTCGACGGCGCCCTCGAGATCGACATGCTCCAGGGCGACATGATCAGCAATCACCTGAGCGGCAACATCAACACCGAGGCTCAGAACCTGATCATGACTCCGGTCCCCGACGGTCGGTGGGTGGCCGAGGTGACGCTCGAGCTGCCGCCGAATCCGGTCAGCCACGATCAAGCCGGGTTCATCATCTACAGCGATGACCAGAACTTCACCAAGGCGGCGTTCTTCCCGGCGTATGCCGGCCAGGTCGATGGCCGGTTCGAGTACCTGTTCCACCAGAACGGGGAGATCCGCTATCAGAGTGGCGTCGACAACCCCACCATCACGAATGCGCCATCGACGATCCACCTCCGGCTCACCAGTAACGGTGAGGACGTGTCCGCCGCGTACTCGCGCGACGGCGCGACCTGGGTCAATGTCGGGAGAGCAGCCCCGATCTCGCAGTACGAGAACCCGCAGTTCGGCTTCTTCGCCGCACATGGCCCGAACGCGATCGAGACGCCGCTGACGGCGACGTTCAGCGACTTCTCGCTGTGCCTCCCGGAAGACCCGGTGTGCGCCGAACAGCCGGTCGACGAGGGCTACCGGGCGTTGTGGGACGGGTCCACGCTGACCGGCTGGAACCAGGCCGGGCCGGGTGGGTTCGCGATTGTCCCGGACGGGGACCGCGAGGGTACGTGTGCCCTGGAGTCGATCGGTGATCCAGCCGGGCTGGGGATGCTCTGGCACGAGGAGGAGTTCGAGTCGTATCGGCTGCACGTCGACTTCAAGGCCGTGGCCGAGGACGACAACTCCGGCGTGTTCTTCGGCTTCCCCGACCCCGGTGACGACCCGTGGGTGGGAGTGCGCCAGGGCTACGAGATCCAGATCGACGACACCGGTGGCTCTCCCGGGGCCGCGGACCGCTCCAAGACCGGGTCGATCTACACGTTCCAGGGCCCGACCTCGTTCCCGGCCGTCGTCGGCGAGTGGAACGAGATGGAGATCGAGGTCGACGACCCGATGGTGCGGGTGTGGATCAACGACGTGCTGGTGAACGAGTACGAGAACCCGGAAGGTTCGGGACGTGACCTGGCCTCCGGATTCATCGGCCTGCAGAACAACCGGGTGTCGGACAACGTGTTCTTCCGCGACATCTGGGTCCAGGAGCTGGGCGGGTGCCCGGAGCCGCAGACACCGCCCGCGGGCTACGTGCCGCTGTACGACGGCGCGACGCTCGACGGATGGACGCAGGCGGGCCCCGGTGGCTTCGCGGTCGACGAGTGCGGGCTGCTCCAGCCGCACGGCGGCATGGGCCTGCTCTGGTACGACCAGCAGACGTTCAGCGACTACACCATGCGCGTCGACTTCCGGGTCCAGGACCCCGCCGACAACTCCGGCGTGTTCGTCCGCTTCCCCGACCCGGAAGGCGATCCGTGGAACCCGGTGAATCAGGGCCACGAGATCCAGATCTATGAGGCCACCGACAACCCGCTGGGCCGGACGGGCGCCGTCTACCAGTTCGCGCCGGCCGAGCCGCTGGCCACCAACCCCATCGGCGAGTGGAACACGATGGAGATCGAGGTGATCGGCCAGGAGTACCGGGTCATCCTCAACGGCACCGAGGTCACCACCTACACCGGTGACGGCAGCCGGCCGCTCGAGGGCTACGTCGGCCTGCAGAACCACTCAGCAGGTCAGGCCGCCGGCGAGAGCGTGGAGTTCCGCAACGTCTGGATCAAGGACCTCACGAGCGTGCCGGAGCTGACGGTCGACGCGTCGGTGGAGCCGGCCGAGCCCGACGGCGCCAACGGGTGGTACGTCTCACCGGTCACGCTCAGCCTGGAGTCGAACAACCCTGACGCGGTGCTGCAGTGGCGCCCGAGGACCGATGAGTCCCAGTGGCGGACGTGGACCGAGCCGGTGCCGTTCGACACGGACGGGGTCTACAACATCGACTACAAGGCGGTGCTGCCCGGCGACGGTGGCGGGGAACCGGCCGAGAAGGAGATCCTCGTCGGGGCGGGCGGATTCGGTTTCAGCGAGACCGAGTTCAGCGTCCGGCAAGGCGACACGATCAAGTTCCAGTACGTCCCCGGCTACCCGCACGATGTGGTGATCACGGACGACACCGGCCAGGTCCTGGCGTCTCGTCCGGAGGGATCGGACTGGGAGGACGATCCGTTCTACTTCGAGGCGGCGGACGTGGGCACCTTCTACGTCTACTGCACGCCGCATTCGAACCGGCCGAATCCGAACGATCCGACGACGTGGGCCGGCATGGTGTCGACCTTCGAGGTGACTCCGTCCAGTGGTGAGCCGCCGGTGGAGACCGGGATCGAGGAGATCGAGTTCCTGATCGATCAGACGGCTGCGACCACCACGGCGTCCCTGGCGGGCGAGCAGGCCGGCGACGTCTTCACCGGTCCGGTGACGGTGACCCTGCAGGCGCGGGACGCCACGTCCGGCGTCGCGCAGACCCAGTACCGGATGGCTGGCACGGAAGAGCCGACGGTCTACGACGACCCGATCAACGTGACCGATGTCGGAGCCCACACGATCGAGTTCCGGTCGGTGGACGTGGCCGGCAACGTCGAGGACTGGCAGTCCGTCGAGTTCACCATCGGCGAGGCGGGGCCGTGCCCCGAGCCGGACCAGCGCGAGACCGTCGTGGTCGGTGACGTCGACAGCGGTGTCCCCAACTACACGCTCGACGACGGGTGCACCGTCAACGACCGCATCGACGAGGACGGGGACTGGGCGAACCACGGAGCGTTCGTCCGCCACGTTCAGGCGGTGGCCGACCAGCTGGTGGCCGACGGCGTGATCAGCAAACGAGAACGCGGCGCGATCGTCCGTGCCGCAGGCCAGAGCGACATCGGTCGCAAGGACAACCGAGGTGGTCCGCACATCAAGTCCGCACACCTGCTCTGA